A DNA window from Streptococcus sp. LPB0220 contains the following coding sequences:
- a CDS encoding CAP domain-containing protein, whose amino-acid sequence MGKKLGKSVFTTGIAATTVLSGMFNHKASAEEVKQNENAETNSTEVVEKPITVDELKQITAQKGQVVKDVHYQEQKVIDAQTEVKAAGQELEEKKAEVTDAENLIATTSDAQVQNAENDVKVAQAYVTIEENKVREAEAAHDQVVEAVRQQENQVTAQESLVDVAQNELNQAKAPISNDENVLNQALLEQSQVEQSIRESQNYLATLQASQQTGSDTVAQIENDIQLAQTRLTDLKAVIATKEAELAALEQAAANSPVQLSQATYEGYLQHLADNGNEAASSALALYKRGREEDGLTVGESGSLQANLRALEIADAINSYRRNAGLPELELDPYSLPASQVQLEYFKKANWHMFKYLPNENIAYGFSPAGAVDFWYNEKAAYQDLAAQYGLPTDETQIDANDIYMKIGAEAFAKVGHYLQMVDNKATALSVAYDPSNAMSEAAFLHSPVNSAVSTSALAYQLRQGAGATTTRSDVKAKSDEVANLKLNKANQESQIIILQGKLEDARHANSNVAVEMANVQKTIQNYKILLVSKDHAVEKAKATLDVSRGRIEAAIQPKEAALQKAKDLLAAAREKLDRLKAEEAEKAQVVQEAHEGLKAAQERLVAAEKRLSDFKNAPELLVKAQSVLSAAVANLENKKEKLEAEFTTLQSYQSVVELLNSQYEDLASRIDPAILEAADMPMDIRSSNPTTFSDRPTVLPTTSNSPQVQAPTASPAPKQEAKVEEIKPKKENSQAVASADSSKYAVATTGVAVGLLAGLFGFKKKKQSSKND is encoded by the coding sequence ATGGGAAAGAAATTAGGAAAATCGGTTTTCACGACTGGGATTGCTGCAACAACGGTCCTATCTGGTATGTTTAATCACAAGGCTAGTGCGGAAGAGGTGAAGCAAAATGAAAATGCAGAAACCAATAGTACGGAAGTAGTCGAAAAACCAATTACGGTTGATGAGTTGAAGCAAATCACAGCTCAAAAAGGCCAAGTGGTCAAAGATGTCCACTACCAAGAGCAAAAAGTGATCGATGCTCAAACGGAAGTCAAGGCTGCTGGACAAGAGCTGGAAGAAAAGAAAGCAGAAGTGACGGATGCGGAAAACCTCATCGCAACAACTTCGGATGCCCAAGTTCAAAATGCAGAAAATGACGTCAAGGTGGCTCAAGCCTATGTGACTATCGAAGAAAATAAGGTTCGAGAAGCAGAAGCTGCCCATGACCAAGTCGTAGAGGCTGTTCGTCAACAGGAAAATCAAGTTACGGCTCAGGAATCTTTGGTCGATGTAGCACAAAATGAATTGAACCAAGCCAAAGCACCGATTTCAAATGATGAGAATGTGCTCAACCAGGCTTTGTTGGAGCAAAGTCAAGTAGAGCAAAGTATCCGAGAATCTCAGAATTACCTTGCAACCTTGCAAGCGAGTCAGCAAACTGGCTCAGATACAGTGGCTCAAATTGAGAACGATATTCAACTGGCTCAAACGCGTCTGACAGATTTGAAAGCGGTCATCGCAACCAAAGAAGCAGAATTGGCAGCCTTAGAACAAGCAGCGGCCAATAGCCCAGTTCAGTTGAGTCAAGCAACCTATGAAGGTTATTTGCAACACTTGGCTGACAATGGTAATGAAGCTGCATCCAGTGCTTTAGCCCTTTACAAGCGTGGTCGGGAAGAAGACGGCTTGACAGTTGGAGAGTCTGGATCTTTGCAAGCCAACCTCCGAGCTCTTGAAATTGCCGATGCCATTAATAGTTATCGTCGCAATGCCGGCTTACCTGAATTGGAGCTGGATCCTTATTCCCTTCCTGCCAGCCAAGTACAGTTGGAATACTTCAAAAAAGCCAACTGGCATATGTTTAAGTATTTGCCAAACGAGAACATCGCTTATGGCTTCTCACCTGCTGGTGCGGTTGACTTTTGGTACAATGAAAAAGCGGCTTATCAAGACCTAGCAGCTCAATATGGTTTACCAACAGACGAAACACAAATCGATGCCAACGATATCTATATGAAGATTGGTGCTGAGGCCTTTGCTAAGGTTGGTCACTATCTCCAAATGGTAGACAACAAAGCGACAGCTTTATCAGTCGCTTATGACCCTAGCAATGCCATGTCAGAAGCAGCTTTCTTACACAGCCCGGTCAATTCAGCAGTGTCAACCAGTGCACTCGCTTACCAATTGCGTCAGGGAGCTGGGGCTACGACGACAAGATCAGATGTCAAAGCAAAATCTGATGAAGTCGCTAATCTCAAACTGAACAAGGCCAATCAAGAGTCACAAATCATTATCTTGCAAGGCAAGTTAGAAGATGCTCGCCATGCTAATTCGAATGTGGCAGTAGAAATGGCCAATGTCCAAAAGACCATCCAAAATTACAAGATTCTTCTCGTTAGCAAGGACCATGCGGTTGAAAAGGCGAAGGCGACTCTTGATGTATCTCGAGGTCGGATTGAAGCAGCCATCCAACCAAAAGAAGCAGCACTTCAAAAAGCGAAAGATTTGTTAGCAGCTGCGCGTGAGAAATTAGATCGATTAAAAGCAGAAGAAGCAGAAAAAGCCCAAGTCGTTCAAGAAGCGCATGAGGGCTTGAAGGCGGCGCAAGAGCGCCTGGTTGCTGCTGAAAAACGTCTTTCTGACTTTAAAAATGCACCAGAATTATTGGTCAAAGCCCAATCTGTTTTATCAGCTGCGGTGGCTAATTTAGAGAATAAAAAAGAAAAATTGGAAGCAGAATTTACAACCCTTCAATCTTATCAAAGTGTCGTGGAACTGTTGAATTCCCAATATGAAGATCTAGCCTCACGGATAGATCCAGCTATTTTAGAAGCAGCAGATATGCCAATGGATATCCGCTCAAGCAATCCAACTACTTTTTCGGATAGACCAACTGTTCTTCCAACAACTAGCAATAGTCCACAAGTGCAAGCACCAACAGCTAGTCCAGCGCCAAAACAAGAAGCTAAAGTAGAAGAAATCAAACCGAAAAAAGAAAACAGTCAAGCTGTGGCAAGTGCAGATTCTTCTAAATATGCAGTAGCAACAACAGGTGTTGCTGTCGGGCTACTTGCTGGATTGTTTGGTTTCAAGAAAAAGAAACAATCATCAAAAAATGATTAA
- the trmD gene encoding tRNA (guanosine(37)-N1)-methyltransferase TrmD, whose amino-acid sequence MKIDILTLFPEMFSPLEHSIVGKAREKGLLEINYHNFRENAEKARHVDDEPYGGGQGMLLRAQPIFDAFDAIEKKNPRVILLDPAGRTFDQRYAEELAQEEELIFICGHYEGYDERIKTLVTDEVSLGDYVLTGGELAAMTMIDATVRLIPEVIGKESSHQDDSFSSGLLEYPQYTRPYDYRGMTVPDVLMSGHHENIRQWRLYQSLKKTLERRPDLLENYELTAEEEKMLEQIKQED is encoded by the coding sequence ATGAAGATTGATATTTTAACCCTCTTTCCAGAAATGTTTTCACCCCTTGAGCATTCCATCGTTGGAAAGGCTCGTGAAAAAGGTCTATTAGAGATCAACTACCATAATTTCCGCGAAAATGCAGAGAAGGCGCGGCATGTGGATGATGAGCCCTATGGGGGCGGCCAAGGGATGCTTCTACGTGCTCAGCCGATCTTTGATGCCTTTGATGCCATTGAGAAAAAGAATCCGCGCGTGATCTTACTGGATCCAGCGGGTCGGACTTTTGATCAACGTTATGCAGAAGAGTTGGCTCAAGAGGAGGAATTGATCTTTATCTGCGGTCACTATGAGGGCTACGACGAACGAATCAAGACCTTGGTGACAGATGAGGTTTCTCTTGGAGATTACGTCCTGACCGGTGGGGAGTTAGCTGCCATGACCATGATCGATGCGACAGTCCGCTTGATTCCAGAAGTGATTGGAAAAGAGTCCAGCCACCAAGATGACAGTTTCTCATCTGGGCTTCTAGAATACCCTCAATACACACGACCTTATGATTACAGAGGGATGACGGTTCCAGATGTTCTCATGAGCGGTCACCATGAAAATATTCGTCAGTGGCGCCTCTATCAGAGTTTGAAAAAGACCTTAGAACGTCGGCCAGACTTGCTAGAAAACTATGAGTTGACAGCAGAAGAAGAGAAGATGTTGGAACAAATTAAACAAGAAGACTAA
- the rimM gene encoding ribosome maturation factor RimM (Essential for efficient processing of 16S rRNA), whose protein sequence is MNYFNVGKIVNTQGLQGEMRVLSVTDFADERFKKGAELALFDEKDQFVQTVTIASHRKHKNFDIIKFKDMYHINAIEKFKGFSLKVAEEDLTDLDEGEFYYHEIIGLDVYENDLLIGQIKEILQPGANDVWVVKRKGKRDLLLPYIPPVVLNIDIPGNRVDVDILEGLDDED, encoded by the coding sequence ATGAATTATTTTAACGTTGGGAAAATTGTCAATACCCAAGGCTTGCAAGGAGAGATGCGGGTCTTGTCTGTGACGGACTTTGCGGATGAGCGCTTTAAAAAAGGAGCGGAGTTAGCCCTCTTTGATGAGAAAGATCAGTTTGTCCAAACGGTGACCATTGCTAGTCATCGGAAGCACAAGAACTTCGATATCATCAAGTTTAAGGATATGTACCATATCAATGCCATCGAAAAGTTCAAGGGTTTTAGCCTCAAGGTTGCCGAAGAAGACTTGACAGATTTGGACGAGGGAGAGTTTTATTACCACGAGATTATCGGCCTTGATGTTTATGAAAATGACCTGCTCATCGGTCAGATCAAGGAGATCCTTCAACCAGGTGCCAATGACGTCTGGGTGGTCAAACGGAAAGGCAAACGAGACCTTCTCTTGCCTTATATCCCACCAGTGGTGCTCAATATCGATATCCCAGGCAATCGAGTCGATGTGGACATCTTAGAAGGGTTAGACGATGAAGATTGA
- a CDS encoding alpha/beta fold hydrolase, with amino-acid sequence MNRFEVTTKIGCLSVTYKKRNKVLVCLNGAGLIPSYENFLPILEKLPSSIGYLTIDFPNTGRSPIHSQTGFTLDNLVEAVYEILKGLEISNYILCVHSLSGVLALKLMSKPIKCQALIAIEPTTKNIMFADFSKNPYPEMEEQMRMIEECGPENYFKGLTQATFEPETERLIWELMEEKGLELEKQVPGFQISVTITAEDFDSLSLADNIPVFVFCQAYREKEYRDSEYCNSNTKLILGGNHHYLQWSESEKIAALIREL; translated from the coding sequence ATGAACCGATTTGAAGTAACTACAAAGATTGGTTGTCTCTCTGTTACTTATAAAAAGAGAAATAAAGTACTAGTTTGTTTAAATGGTGCTGGTTTGATACCAAGTTATGAAAATTTCCTACCAATACTTGAAAAACTTCCTTCCTCAATAGGTTACTTAACGATTGATTTTCCGAATACAGGTAGGAGTCCGATTCATAGTCAAACAGGATTTACTTTGGATAATCTTGTTGAAGCGGTATACGAAATCCTGAAAGGATTGGAAATTTCCAATTATATACTTTGTGTTCATAGTTTAAGTGGTGTTTTGGCTTTAAAGTTAATGAGTAAACCAATTAAGTGTCAAGCTTTGATAGCAATTGAACCAACAACAAAAAATATAATGTTTGCTGATTTTTCAAAAAATCCTTATCCAGAAATGGAAGAACAAATGAGGATGATTGAAGAATGTGGTCCGGAAAATTATTTTAAGGGACTAACTCAAGCAACATTTGAACCTGAAACTGAAAGACTGATTTGGGAATTGATGGAAGAAAAGGGCTTAGAATTGGAAAAGCAAGTTCCTGGATTTCAGATATCTGTAACTATTACCGCTGAAGATTTTGATAGTTTGTCCTTAGCAGATAATATTCCTGTTTTCGTATTTTGTCAGGCGTACAGAGAAAAAGAGTACAGAGATTCAGAATATTGTAATTCTAATACAAAACTCATTTTAGGTGGAAACCACCACTATCTACAGTGGTCAGAATCGGAAAAAATTGCAGCTCTTATTAGAGAACTGTAG
- a CDS encoding MazG nucleotide pyrophosphohydrolase domain-containing protein: MKDLTVRQLEEYLLDHYQQSRTEEGLFIKLVEEVGEVAEVLNGRSGRKEGVQDSNEELAKELADIIHYTVAIAAINHIDLTKTIFEKDKKAAIKYQHEQDLEGFLAKKSI; the protein is encoded by the coding sequence ATGAAAGATTTAACAGTTAGACAACTAGAGGAATACTTACTTGATCATTACCAACAATCTAGAACAGAAGAAGGACTTTTTATCAAACTAGTAGAAGAAGTTGGAGAAGTCGCTGAGGTTTTAAATGGGCGTTCAGGTAGAAAAGAAGGTGTCCAAGATTCAAACGAGGAATTGGCAAAGGAGTTGGCAGATATCATTCACTACACAGTGGCAATTGCAGCTATCAACCATATCGACCTAACGAAGACCATTTTTGAAAAAGACAAGAAGGCAGCCATCAAGTATCAGCATGAACAAGATTTGGAAGGCTTTTTAGCAAAAAAGAGCATTTGA
- the kphA gene encoding RNA-binding protein KphA yields MDTIENLIIAIVKPLISQPDALTIKIEDTPELLEYHLDLDPSDVGRVIGRKGRTISAIRTIVYSVPTEDKKVRIVIDEK; encoded by the coding sequence ATGGATACGATTGAAAATCTTATTATTGCAATTGTGAAACCTTTGATTTCACAACCGGATGCCTTAACCATCAAGATCGAAGATACTCCTGAACTCTTGGAGTACCACCTTGACCTTGATCCTAGCGATGTTGGTCGAGTGATCGGTCGGAAAGGTCGCACCATTTCTGCGATAAGAACGATTGTCTACTCTGTCCCAACTGAAGATAAAAAAGTAAGAATCGTTATTGACGAAAAATAA
- the rpsP gene encoding 30S ribosomal protein S16 — MAVKIRLTRMGSKKKPYYRINVADSRSPRDGRFIETVGTYNPLVEENQVTLKEDRVLAWLADGAQPSDTVRNILSKEGVLKKFHDSKFSK; from the coding sequence ATGGCAGTTAAAATTCGTTTGACTCGTATGGGTTCTAAGAAAAAACCTTACTACCGTATCAACGTAGCAGATTCACGTTCACCACGTGATGGTCGTTTCATCGAAACAGTTGGAACTTACAATCCACTTGTTGAAGAAAACCAAGTAACTTTGAAAGAAGACCGCGTTCTTGCATGGTTGGCTGATGGAGCTCAACCTTCAGATACAGTTCGCAACATCCTTTCAAAAGAAGGTGTCTTGAAGAAATTCCACGATTCTAAATTCTCAAAATAA
- a CDS encoding YjjG family noncanonical pyrimidine nucleotidase, with translation MAYTFLLFDLDHTLLDFESAEETALTQMLEDMNFPYVQAFKDYYKPMNQGLWKDLEQKKLTKQELVDSRFAIGFAHFGISVDGAEMALHYQDYISLQGQSFPGAEDLLARLEKAGYQLYGATNGVTAIQEGRLAHSTIASYFKEVFISEQLHTQKPEPAFFDKVGQLIPGFSKEETLMIGDSLTADIAGGNASGIDTVWYNPDRKENTSLVVPTYTVSNYQEIADLLIK, from the coding sequence ATGGCATATACATTTTTACTTTTTGATTTGGACCATACCTTGTTGGACTTTGAATCTGCTGAAGAAACAGCCTTGACGCAGATGTTAGAAGACATGAATTTTCCATATGTACAGGCCTTTAAGGATTACTACAAACCCATGAACCAAGGTCTTTGGAAGGATTTGGAACAAAAGAAGTTGACCAAGCAAGAACTAGTGGATAGTCGGTTTGCGATTGGGTTTGCCCACTTTGGGATTTCTGTTGATGGGGCTGAGATGGCTCTTCACTACCAAGATTACATCAGTCTTCAAGGGCAGTCTTTCCCCGGTGCTGAGGACTTACTGGCTCGACTTGAAAAAGCAGGTTACCAGCTCTATGGTGCAACGAACGGAGTGACTGCCATTCAAGAAGGACGCTTGGCTCACTCTACAATCGCTTCTTATTTCAAAGAGGTCTTTATCTCTGAGCAGCTTCATACTCAGAAACCAGAACCTGCATTTTTTGACAAAGTTGGCCAACTGATTCCAGGTTTTAGCAAGGAAGAGACCCTTATGATCGGAGATTCCTTGACGGCGGATATCGCAGGAGGAAATGCTTCGGGGATTGATACCGTCTGGTATAATCCTGATCGTAAGGAAAATACCAGCCTGGTAGTACCGACTTATACCGTTAGCAACTATCAAGAAATCGCCGATTTACTGATAAAATAA
- a CDS encoding YkgJ family cysteine cluster protein: MTQEIDIEKYHQLALQKQKEHRKVLTNLKKKPPKNLDKIAQEIHDEVFQEIDCTACANCCKTLGPDFKEADITRIAKYFKMKLPAFEAEFLQVDEDGDKVFKSMPCPFLGGDNLCSIYDVRPKACREFPHTDRKKIYQINHLTIKNTLTCPAAYLFVEKLKDRL; encoded by the coding sequence ATGACACAGGAAATTGATATTGAAAAATACCATCAGTTAGCTCTCCAAAAGCAAAAGGAGCACCGCAAGGTATTGACGAATCTCAAGAAGAAACCACCTAAGAATTTAGATAAAATAGCGCAAGAAATCCACGATGAAGTTTTCCAAGAAATCGACTGTACGGCTTGTGCCAATTGCTGCAAAACCTTAGGGCCCGATTTTAAGGAAGCCGATATCACACGGATCGCCAAATATTTTAAGATGAAACTTCCCGCCTTTGAGGCGGAATTTCTTCAAGTCGATGAAGATGGGGACAAGGTTTTTAAATCCATGCCTTGCCCCTTTCTTGGTGGGGACAATCTCTGTTCCATTTATGATGTACGCCCAAAAGCTTGTCGGGAATTCCCTCACACAGATCGCAAGAAGATTTATCAGATCAACCATCTGACCATCAAGAATACCCTCACTTGCCCAGCAGCTTATTTATTTGTAGAAAAATTGAAGGATCGTTTGTAA